The genomic stretch TACATATCTGTTTTTCCAAGCTGCATTTTCCAGTCAAATGCCCAGTTACAAAAAAGACAGCAAAATTTTCCAGCTTGGCATTTACCAAAAATATCTGTGTCTTTTTTAGACAGATATTTAAAAAAACTTATCCTCCGCCCCCAGTTTCCACAGACACTTCGTCCTGCCCCTCAGCAATAAAAGGCCATCAAGGACATCCCAGAGCGACATCAAAGCCGGCCAGCTGACAGGAACAGGAAGTTCCCTCTGAACACAGAAGCTTCCTGTTGTCAGCCGAGGTGACGGACACTTGTTTGAACTCAGGCACAGGGAAAGGGGCAAATGCCATGCTGGCAGGCCTGTAGTTCCTCTAAAACCTCTTCCCCTCGCTGGCTTGTGCTAGCGTAAGCCCAGTTCATCCATCTTCATATCACTGACGGCAGCCATTTTTCAGAGCCCGGTCCTGTATCAACACTGTCTGAGTTATTCCCGACCTAGGAAGTCCAGGGGTCAAACTCTATGCAGAGCCACTAGACTCTGCATTACATAAAACACATATTCTGCATTTTTAAGAAATGGCTTTTTGGAACAtttgttaaaggggtttttgcaGGATGCTGAGGTCCGTGAAAAAAAGCCGATCATCACTCGGTGTGTTTTGGGCTTATTCGTGTCAATGGAAGTTTGATTAACAAAGGTACTTCCTGGGACGAGTGTGGCTGAAAGAAGTGACACAACGACTGATCAGATGAACAGGATGACGGTGTAATGGGGTAACGGTGGTTCaaaagctgggtttttttttaaatctaaggCTAAGAGTGAAAAACCACCGAATGACACTTTCCAGGTTCAAAGAAAAACatgaaacatctttttttttattatcattttagGAGACCAGACTCACTAGATCCTTAAAGAGTCCCTTCAGCTGTTTGGCTTCATCCTGCAGACGGAAAgccatcctcttcctcatcttcaaGGACGTGCAAATAATTCGTCCACGCATGATGGCTCGGACGTACTCCACCAAGACCCGTCTGTGCACCTCGCCCACCAGGCTCTGTCAACCATTCAGTTTGATCAGTTAATTGATGCACAGAGACAAACGCTGCTAAATGTCGCTGGTCTGAAGCCGTTTAGTGCAGCTTCTGTTGGATGAAACAAGGAATACCTGATACGGTGGAGAGTCCATCCTCTTGAACTTTTTGAAGTGCTGTTTGATGCTGGCCTCAATGGCCTCAAAGGCCTCTGTGTTGTTCAGCCATTTCCTCTTTATCAGTTTGTCGAAAAAGGGCTGGAACAGCAACACATCAGTTTTCTGATTAATGGAGTGAATGACGCCAAAAGAACCAGCTGACCAATTCCAAGAATATGTCGAAATGAGCTTTCCCAAAACAAATGGACTTGAGACGAACACTCACCCTGATGTGTTCAAACAGTCTGTCGGTCAGGACTCTCACTGACTGGTTGACGATCCGGTCCAGGGAAGAGTTTGCCCTCTGTGCCATCTCCTCGCTGCCCTGTGGGTCACACTGCCTGCAGCGCTGCACAAATGACCTGGAGCGCACACAGAGAAGATGTACTCAGAGCAAATGGTGTGACGCTCCAGAAACGTCCCTTGCTGAAGATGAGCCAACATTTACCTGAGAGGAGGGCAGCAGTTAACGAGAGCTATGGTTCTGGAAACATATCCATCCCCTCGATCTCCAAATTCCGCCTGAGTCTCATGGAACATCTCTACTTTTCTCTGGAAGCTGGAAACACAAACGTTTATAAGTATCTGTTGAATGCTGATACAATATTAGATACAAAAGGTCTAAACTATGTATGTGTTATGTGATGGCCGGGAGAGACACTTGGtggaatgaaaaaacaaaaacaaagtggaGAGAGTTTGGAGTACCAGGGGCGTGTGGAGCCTGGCTGGCATGTCTCCTCAGGAATGTTGTGGCTAGGGAGGGGGATGCTTAAGTGTATAGAAACAATATAAAGGTAATCTAATTTCATATCTTTtttccccatttgtatccggccaattaccccactcctccgagccgtcccggtcgctgctccaccctctctgccgatctggggagggctgcagaataccacatgcctcctccattacatgtggagttgccagccgcttcttttcacctgacagtgaggagtttcgccagggggacgtaatgcgtgggaggatcacgttactccccccagttcccccttcccccccgaacaggtgccccgaccgaccagaggaggcactagtgcagtgaccaggacacatacccatatccagcttcccacctgcagacacggccaattttgtctgtagggacgcccgaccaagacggaggtaacacggggattcgaaccagcgatctccgtgttggtaggcaacggaatagactgctatgctacccggatgccccactaaTTTCATATCTGTAATGTAATCTCCACTTTCAGCCTCTGGAATAGGCAAAAATACATGAGCAATATTGTAACCTGATCTCATCTTTTATTTGTGATAACCTAAGAcatggaactttttttttttctcctgatttttcccttttttctcccaatttagtggccaatcgatccctattttagttcaaacccccaccctcgtactgcatgggttcgccaactgcatctctccggccagcagtctcgaaggagacgcctcaccactttcgtgacaaggcgaatccaggccgaaccactgctttttcccacacacacagagacgcattcatgtgacgaacacaacctgactccgcccccctcccgaagacagcgttgccaatgattgctgcttcatcgagtccggccatagtcggatctgacgagaccggggcgcgaaccccggtccccagtgggcaactgcatcgacacaaagccgatgcttagaccgctacaccaccgcggacccacatGGAACTTTTAAAGTCGCTAAATTAAAACCAACCTTTAAAGTCATTACATTGCATCCATGCCTTTGTAGTAGTTTGTACTCACCTATAGAGAAAGTTAGCCAGGCCTATGAGACTGCAGCGAGCCACTCTGGCCCCAAGAAACTGGCTCACCGAAGTGGATCTGTCTAGGTCTACCTTCAGCCTCTTGAACAGGCAGAGATACATGAGAATTATGTTAATGTAATCCATTTTAGACTAGTTAGGAATTCACTGCAGTACTTAACAAAAGCCTTTTTGCAGTTCGCCACCAAAATGGTTTCTACAGCAGTTATGAGGGTGTGATAGTATACCTGGATGACAGAGCGTGCAAGGCTAGACTGATATTCTTCTATGTGCAGTGTCTGGGCCCATCGCCTCTCCTCTTCATCCAAGACCTGAATCAGCTCAATGGACACCTTCTCCTGAAAATTACAAAATAAAACAGTTTCTTCACTGAATCTAATGAAGATTCTCAAATGAACAATCATATAGGACTTTTTTCTTACCATGACAATGTCGAGGCAGTCTTGTTCCAGCCTGTCTACTGTATCCTGAGCCAAAATAGGTTCAAGTGAGGCATAGTTGATGGCCATGGAGGTGCTGATGGTGCCCAGGACATCCCTGATTGAAAATGATAAGCCATCACTAAACTATTACTGTGTGTAGGCATTTGCAAGACCTTAAAGTTGGACTGaaattgaaacactaatatttCCTTGCATCATTTATTAGCTCAATTGCTATATGTTTTGCATTCTCTTTATCTACTGAAAAAAATATAAGCATAAAAGGTAGAATTCAgattttctatttttctctttttaaaagagctcccCGTAGTCCAGCTTTTCTCAGCCAATCAGATTCTTCTTGTTTcatcttgttccctgtttctcaggggtcgtcaGAGCGGATttcacagtttccatcggtaccctgtgaaggcTCAGCACCAATGGTGGGCGTTATTAGCccaggcctcagccaatcccgtatggtcttgtcaatccgcataatgatttgacaaaattttacgtctgatgcccttcctgacacaaccactatgtacgggggcacaggtaaagtgctggacgccatcccagtattcatggacttgtgcccatgcctgttgcccaatacagccaatcagatgaaatcataaaaaaatatgaaaccccgcccacccttgcttaaacttgtcactcaaaggtcagctcatgaatattaatgaagacTAGACCATATAAAACCAAAATATAACTCTTTTACAAATGAGAAATagttgctgaatgttttattatgctgTCTTCAAGGTTTTGAGACCTGAAAAATTAAATCTGATTACTAATTTTGGTCTGACTTTAAAATAGGTTTAATATCTATTGTTGTGTTAAGAGACTGGGCCATGAATGTCTTGCCCATGTCCACACATCAACATTTACTTTCTGATATTTTGAGATGTAcctgttgtagatgttgtagaacCAGTCCAGCAGTGAATAGACATCGGTAATCTGCAGCGGACCACTGGTTATTGTACGAAGCCGTTTAGTTACGGCCCGATGGTAACTCTCTAAGTAGACCTGGAAAGCAGCAAACTCCTCGGGGTAAATGGACACAGCATTCCTCCGCGCTGCGTCCAGGTCGTCTACCATTCGACTCCTCAGGCGCTCCAGGTAGGAGGCCAGCTGGCCTGCCTGCGTGTCCACCTGATGTGGCAGACTCCAGTCTGCGGCCTCCGCCACAGCCTGCCTCCACTTCAACTTTAGCTGTCGGGGGCGATGGCTGGGTTGGTTCTGGGAGCTTTCCGGCTGCGGCTTGGTTTCCTCTCTCAGAGCCCAGGCGGCATCGGCATGTTCCTCCTGCTGGATGACCAGCACTACCAGACCGAGGTTGGGACCAGCGCTTGGCTGGCGGAGGGACTCCCTCACCACGTCCCACATCTCCTTCTGCAGGGCTTCATACAGCAGCTCCACATCCTTTGCCTTTCGCCGGCTCGAGTCCAGAGTGGCATTGGAGCTGGACGTGCTGTCCAGAGGTGGAGTTGTTAAGGGGATCATACTATTAGGTGTGCTGGGAGCAAAGGTTGGTGTGAGGGCGGGGTTGGGTGTGGTGGGTAGTAGGGACAGCAGCTCACACTCTCGCTCCAGCtcctgaatgtgtgtgtctgccaggagGAGGTCCCTGTGGTTCACCAACTGTAGGATCTCCAACACTATGggaatggagagaaaaaaagtcaGCTTCTTTGCAGCAGTCTACACAGGTGGGGCAGAGGGAAGGGCTATATTTGATCTTCAGTCGTTCTGTGTGTCCTGACTGACATATTCAGAAATACCAAACGGAGTTATTTGTTGCTGTTTTTACACTCTTCTATTCCTAGCCAGGTTCCCTGTCAAGCTGTGTGAACGGTAGTTTGGTTGAACATCTATCTGGAGGAACCTGCAGTAGGAGGAAGTGTGGTCATTTCCTGATTTCACAGTCTGGTGATGATTGAACCCAGTGACTCAGGGGTCTGGGGACTTCTCAGCCTCATAAGAGAGTTCTCTAGGATTGGGAGGAAATAACTCCTGACTCTGACCGGGAAGTGCAAAGTTCTCTGTTAATAGACTACAACAAGGAAAACACCTTGTGTGGATGTCGAAAAATGTCAGAATTTTCAATGTCACCCTCATAGTAGAGCCAATTGTTGGATTTACACATTGCTAATTCCATCTGGTATAATAAAGGGGGAAAACTCTTACCTGAGAGTGGCTCTCTGCTTTTGACTGCCGGCTCCTCCTCCACTGTTTCCTCCTCGGCCTCTTGGGAACCACGGTCTGACATAGATTCCCTCTTTAGTTTGCCCAGGCTTACCATCTTGAGGAAGGACAGCCGCTGATGAGCCTCGGCTTCGCTATCTTTGCTTAGGTCCCCACAGGGCAGGCTTTCTCTACGCTCCTGCTTACGGCGACCGGTGATGCTACAGAGTGACCAAAGCAGTGCAGTCAATATCAATGGCCACCACTGACTGTAGTTATTGCATAATGAGAACGCAGGGCTGTGGTCACCCAACTAAACAGGGTGTCTTTTTTCTTGGGAAAAAAGTGGACTTTTTTATTCAGAGCATGGGATACCTTATACCTTACGCAAGTCAGTGCTCGGAATTACTATGATTATGAATACACCAACTTCACAGTATACTAGAACATGTAATTTGGTTGCAGGATAATTGATATTTCAGGCTTAAAACATCACATGGGAGTGGCTACgatctcatttcatttttaacatgtgcctgcgcattgtttttaatgacagtaaactgaattgaattgaattgaattttgttTTTTGGGTAACTGCTGCTTGATTTGATTTCATGCACTTTATAGTTGGACTTTTTGTATCtttcgtttttttggggggtaaaTCAAGTGacaccccctgaccccccccccccccaacacttgcTACGCTCATGAGATACGCTCATGAGATGTACAACcacaccaatcaaccaatcaacaccTTCACTTTTGTAACCTGTGCTTCGAATTGACAAGCTATTTATTAGTGACGGGGTACTATGGGAATGAATGTATGGCATGGCAGCCGCCACGGTTGGAATGTTGTATATTTGCACATCTGCTAAACTGTGCTGCTGTGAAGAGTGAAAACAATGACTCAGATATAAATAGTCCCATTCACATGGTACACAGCAAGTAATCAACATGGTACCGACAAACAAAATTAGTTCCTTAGATCAACAGGTTGTTACGAGGTTTTACATAACTCAAGAGGAAATAATGGCGCTATATGTTATGGGCCAGCCTGTGTTACTTAACCTGGCAGAAGAAGAGCTTCTCAACTCATCTGATATATAGACTGTGGTACTTAACCTGGCAGAAGAAGAGCTTCTCAACTCATCTGATATCTAGACTGTGGTACTTAACCTGGCAGAAGAGGAGCTTGTCAACTCATCTGATATCTAGACTGTGGTACTTAACCTGGCAGAAGAAGAGCTTCTCAACTCATCTGATATATAGACTGTGGTACTTAACCTGGCAGAAGAAGAGCTTCTCAACTCATCTGATATCTAGACTGTGGTACTTAACCTGGCAGAAGAGGAGCTTGTCAACTCATCTGATATCTAGACTGTGGTACTTAACCTGGCAGAAGAAGAGTTTCTCAACTCATCTGATATCTCGACTGGTTAGCCACACTCTGAAAGTCGTACTGAAATTGAAACACCAATATCATCTAACCTCAATTATTACTTTAATAGTCATACATTTTGTATCATCTCtttcccttttttggggggggggggatttgccccatttttccctccccaattatcccggtcgctgctctaccccctctgccaatccggggagggctgcagaataccacatgcctcctccgatacatgtggagtcaccagccgcttcttttcacctgacagtgaggagtttcaccggggggacgtagtttgtgggaggatcatgctatcccctccagttccccgtccccctgaaccaaccataggaggcgctagtgcagcgaccaggacacacacccacatctggcttcccacccatagacacggccgactgtgtttgtagggacgcccgaccaagccggaggtaacatggggattcgaaccggcgatccctgcatTGGTACACAACGGAAtacactgctatgctacccggacaccccgtatCGTCTCTTTCTACTAGAAAAAAGATGTAAACATGAAGGGTAGAATccagtttttctatttttctttttaaaagacCTCCCCCTAGTTCAGCTTGTCTCAGCTGATATTTTCttctgatactcatgatgtcatacCGCCAATCATGTCAAATAAGCACGAAACCCCGCCTACCCTGACTGCCAACAATCGCTTgtgcttgtcactcaaaggtcagctcatgaatattaatgaggactagaccactcaACCGCAGTTCTTGAGGCAACTGAGAAGTTATGGATAAAAACATCAAAAAAACCCACAACATTACTCATTTATAAATTAAAAACaatgttgctgaatgttttatcATGTCATCATAaaggtttttagacatgaaaagttaaatctggTTATTGATTTTGGTCTGACTTTAAATCTCATTGGTTCCAAGACAACCTTAAATTTATAATTTTCTTTGCTGTCTTGACAGTTTTGCCAAACAGCTTTTGTGGCTTTCACATTAGTTTATTGTTTCATATGTTTTTTGGCGCCTCTGATCTATCTGTATGATAAATGAAGAAGTGCTATCTTTATGACTCATTTTCAATAATAGGGAAACAATGACCATTACGTGGGTCGAGCACAAAAAGGCCCAGCTCGTCCAGCACTTGAGTGAAGTTTGTTATTTTTCATTATGAAACAAAGGCCATTACATTTCAGTGATATAGAGCACTTAGAATTTactaactcctcctcctcctcctcctctatcaGTCCTCACCGTAGCAGCGTCATAATTCCCTCAGAGCTCCTGCGTAatcctttcttcctctctctctctggtggggGCGAGCTGAGCTCCGGCGGGGGGCTCCGTTGGGAGGGGCTTGTCCCCCACACATTGCGTCCAGACATGCGAAGCCCCTTCCCCAATTTCCCAAGGGTCTTGAGGGGTGACACACCGCAGATCCGCTCCAGAGTCCCCTTCAGGGGCCTCCCTTTAGGGTTCCCCGCCCCGTGCCTCTCGGCGTTCACCTCGTTCTCTTCCTCCTCGCCGTCACGGGAGGTCCTGTGCTGTAGGGCGCCCCGGACCTCCCCCATGATGAGGCCCAAATCGCCTTCATTATGCTCGTCCTCAAGATCCACTTCCTCAAAGGGGTTCAGGTCCTTCAGATCCTTCAGGTCATTCAGATCATTCAGGTCTTTCAGGTCCAGGTCCAGTCTGGGCAGGATGAGCTCCCCGTTCGATCTGGGGAACTCATGGCAACTCTTGGACCTCCCCGGGAGCTGCTTGAGAATGGGCATGGTTGTGCTGAAGGATTTTAACAAACTGCAAAACAGAAACATTTGATAATCAGAATCGGAATCGGAGTCCTTTGTTCGCCAAGAACATTCAGACATACGGAATAAGGAATTTGGCTTGGCATTTTGCTCTcccaacacacaaaaacacacagcaaGAAACACAACATCAAACAACAGTAGGGAGAAAATAGAATGGGTAAAATGATAGAGTAAACAGATCTACCAAAAAATTTGCATATTGCAACAGAGAGTAATAGCgcccttgggttccttgaaaggcgctatacaaaactaagttgttgttgttgttaaggtatgccgggggtgggggggggtccatgAGTTAACAGCTATACCATATGATGGCTGGTTATGTAATAACATTAACATCTTGCCCTCTCTGAACCAAGGGGAGGCCAAGATTAGAGGTTAAGCATAAAGGAATGGAGCAACTGCAAACTTAAAAAATGTTCCAGATACTACTTCTTAACGCATATATGAGGAACTGATTATAAAATGCTCAAGCTCATAATACATATTATAGTTCACTGCAATCGTGTTTTCTTGAATTCCATGTGCTCATATGTATGGATGTATTACATACAGGCTATGTCCATCTGGAGAAAATGCTAAGCCATGGTATACCAACTATAACCACACCGTTGTGTTTGTATATGACTCCTGTGTAATCCATACACATACTTTAGGAGAGAAATGTACTTCACAGCCTACGGCTCTGTGTTTTTTCCTGGTAAACGGGCTTATGATTTTGAGAATCTGTTTACGTATTAGCACAAGAGCAGACATGATTAGTTCACTGTAAGCGGAAGTCAAAACATCCTTTCACATGCAGGTTACATAATGGCGGTGGAAATAGGAAATATGGCTTCTAAATATTGCCGCACCGAGAGAATGCCATGTATGTTTTTTCTGACAATATACACCTGTCGAACCACCGCCTCATGTAAATATTACTGTTCAGAACCAAATAAACACTGACGAAGGAGGCCCGATTTAGCTCGTGCAGAAATACCGACACTTGAGTGGCGGAAGATTCAGACAAATACTAGCAGCAAAGCCTTCACTTTGGGTGTCTAATGACGACCAGAGTGAATAAAATGAGTAAGCGAAATGATATTTAATCAAAATCTTAAATAACAATATAGACTAGAAGACAATCTGATTCATCTAATTCATGTAAACCCCTCAAGTCAAACGGTTGAGTTTGAGAGTTAAACTGGAGAGTGACGattgactttttaaaaaaataaaattttaaaccTCAAATACTTTACTCAAATGCCACCCGTTAATGAATATCATATTCCACACTGCATCTCATTAACCCCGAATGTGGCCTTGGCTACCCTAAGAAGAAGTACGCACTTCAAGGAACTGTGAGAAAGCGATACTAAAACAACTTTGTGTTTTCCGGAGCTGGATCTAGGTGATGAGCTGAGAACACGTTTACCACTCTGACACTCCAGAGCAGTTAGACAATCGAAAAATACCTTTACAACAGAAATGTGTCGTTTAAACTTCATTCCTACACGCATATTTCAACAATGTAGGCGTAGATGGTTTGATTCACGGTTGTTAATTCAAAAACTGTGAATCAAACCTGGATCTGCATTCATCTTGGGGTTTATGGCCCTGATACACGCAGCGGCTTTTACATCAACGTCAACCAGCAGTGTCATGGACAACAGGCCTGTGGATAACACTTAGACAGGGCAACTGTCACATGGGAATTCAGTCAACCAGACTGACACACCTTACTAAGGTAATTATAAACCCCCTTTTTTTGAATCACTATTGTTAACTCATCTATGTTTATGTATTTAtattaatataaatatatatattaagatgTGTCTTTAAAATAAATCTAATTCCTCTCTTAATCAAGTTTTTAATTGTTTTATTACATTGAATTCATACACAGATCATAATAACTTCAAATAATTTAAACAGTTAACATAATAACCAAGAACATAAAATAATAAATGCAAATGATACAATTTTGATTTATTCCTCTTCAGCAAATTAATGTAGAGTTTCTATCATTTTGCGTTTCATTTTCTTTAACGATGTCATCAGGCATCTCATTTAAGTGTTCTTTTAATGTCATGTAAGAAACCAGCATGTTTGAGGCTGCTGGCTTCTTAAGATATTCTACAACGAACTCCATGGCCTCCATTGCACGGACAGTAGTTTTCTTTCGGCTCAGGCCGTATGAGACTGTGTCAGTGAAGGCCACGGACTCAAGAGAGGGACTGAAGGACAAGGAA from Lampris incognitus isolate fLamInc1 chromosome 8, fLamInc1.hap2, whole genome shotgun sequence encodes the following:
- the exoc3l2a gene encoding exocyst complex component 3, whose amino-acid sequence is MPILKQLPGRSKSCHEFPRSNGELILPRLDLDLKDLNDLNDLKDLKDLNPFEEVDLEDEHNEGDLGLIMGEVRGALQHRTSRDGEEEENEVNAERHGAGNPKGRPLKGTLERICGVSPLKTLGKLGKGLRMSGRNVWGTSPSQRSPPPELSSPPPERERKKGLRRSSEGIMTLLRITGRRKQERRESLPCGDLSKDSEAEAHQRLSFLKMVSLGKLKRESMSDRGSQEAEEETVEEEPAVKSREPLSVLEILQLVNHRDLLLADTHIQELERECELLSLLPTTPNPALTPTFAPSTPNSMIPLTTPPLDSTSSSNATLDSSRRKAKDVELLYEALQKEMWDVVRESLRQPSAGPNLGLVVLVIQQEEHADAAWALREETKPQPESSQNQPSHRPRQLKLKWRQAVAEAADWSLPHQVDTQAGQLASYLERLRSRMVDDLDAARRNAVSIYPEEFAAFQVYLESYHRAVTKRLRTITSGPLQITDVYSLLDWFYNIYNRDVLGTISTSMAINYASLEPILAQDTVDRLEQDCLDIVMEKVSIELIQVLDEEERRWAQTLHIEEYQSSLARSVIQRLKVDLDRSTSVSQFLGARVARCSLIGLANFLYSFQRKVEMFHETQAEFGDRGDGYVSRTIALVNCCPPLRSFVQRCRQCDPQGSEEMAQRANSSLDRIVNQSVRVLTDRLFEHIRPFFDKLIKRKWLNNTEAFEAIEASIKQHFKKFKRMDSPPYQSLVGEVHRRVLVEYVRAIMRGRIICTSLKMRKRMAFRLQDEAKQLKGLFKDLESGSSWLDSILCHLADIILLEDTPSIQMEVAVLVKEFPDIRKKHVSTLLNVRGMMRQAERQEILNVVKDFECNTALVCRDHALFSDIPLPSEVHCISLGLLRLAMTVTNWFSENRPRRRRGTKAKNAAPESPESQTTEDMNKVHMED